In Streptomyces thermolilacinus SPC6, a single genomic region encodes these proteins:
- a CDS encoding NAD(P)H-quinone oxidoreductase, with protein MRAITIPEPGGPEALVWSEVPDPVPGEGEVLVDVAAGAVNRADLLQRRGFYDPPPGSSPYPGLECSGRIAAFGPGVSGWTVGDEVCALLAGGGYAEKVAVPAGQLLPVPKGLDLVTAAALPEVTATVWSNVFMIAHLRPGETLLVHGGASGIGTMAIQLGKAVGARVAVTAGGPEKLARCAELGADILIDYRTQDFVDEVRAATGGAGADVILDIMGAKYLERNVKALAVNGRLAVIGLQGGVKGELDLGKLLSKRAAVTATSLRQRPLEEKAAIVAAVREHVWPLVEAGTVRPVVDRTFPMERAAEAHRVLEDSTHVGKVLLTTDTATSA; from the coding sequence ATGCGTGCGATCACGATTCCCGAACCCGGTGGCCCCGAGGCGCTCGTCTGGTCCGAGGTGCCCGATCCCGTGCCAGGCGAGGGCGAGGTGCTCGTCGATGTGGCGGCGGGCGCCGTCAACCGCGCCGACCTGCTCCAGCGGCGGGGCTTCTACGACCCGCCGCCCGGCTCCTCCCCGTACCCCGGCCTCGAATGCTCGGGCCGGATCGCCGCGTTCGGCCCCGGCGTCTCCGGCTGGACCGTCGGCGACGAGGTGTGCGCGCTGCTCGCGGGCGGCGGGTACGCCGAGAAGGTGGCCGTTCCGGCCGGGCAACTGCTGCCCGTACCCAAGGGCCTCGACCTGGTGACGGCGGCGGCGCTGCCGGAAGTCACCGCCACCGTCTGGTCCAACGTCTTCATGATCGCCCATCTGCGGCCCGGCGAGACGCTGCTCGTGCACGGCGGCGCCAGCGGCATCGGGACGATGGCGATCCAGCTCGGCAAGGCGGTCGGCGCCCGGGTCGCGGTCACCGCGGGCGGCCCGGAGAAGCTGGCCCGGTGCGCCGAGCTCGGCGCGGACATCCTGATCGACTACCGCACCCAGGACTTCGTGGACGAGGTCCGCGCGGCGACGGGCGGGGCGGGCGCCGACGTCATCCTGGACATCATGGGCGCCAAGTACCTGGAGCGGAACGTCAAGGCGCTCGCCGTGAACGGCCGGCTCGCCGTCATCGGGCTCCAGGGCGGGGTGAAGGGCGAGCTGGACCTCGGGAAGCTGCTGAGCAAGCGCGCCGCCGTCACGGCGACGTCCCTGCGGCAGCGGCCGCTGGAGGAGAAGGCCGCCATCGTCGCCGCCGTACGCGAGCACGTCTGGCCGCTGGTCGAGGCGGGCACGGTACGCCCCGTCGTGGACCGCACGTTCCCCATGGAGCGGGCCGCGGAGGCCCACCGGGTGCTGGAGGACAGCACCCACGTCGGCAAGGTGCTGCTCACCACGGACACGGCCACATCTGCCTGA
- a CDS encoding ABC transporter permease, giving the protein MTGWFHSWRAAVRIARRDAWRFKGRSFLVLAMIALPILGVSAADLTLRSAELSAAEEATRLMGAADAVVSDAGYAGIPVHQNPEGRVTTPADPKYDDRPPPEGRTAVRKALPAGATLLEDHQGSAKVRTAHGLLHTGIRELNAADPLAKGILTPLEGRFPQRPDEVAVTSRFLEESGLEVGGTLAARGLDREYRIVGSYEIPDDLKTPQVNALPGALLKPLREALEGSGMAAPDISTTHLLKLPADSGRGFTWNMVKEANTKGVTVVSRAVLIDPPPRSEVPLSQREGYSSFQMNGDGANTSALIAAATIVGLAMLEICLLAGPAFAVGARRSRRQLGLVGANGGDRRHIRAIVLAGGLVIGLAAAVVGTVLGLVLTFVLQPVLEEALGQRFGAFDVRPLELLGIGAIAVLTGLLAAVVPAVTASRETVLSSLTGRRGVRRSSRVLPLVGLAAALLGGAIALYGSLFSDHMVIVAGGSALAELGVVAMTPAIVGLFGRVGRWLPLSPRLALRDSVRNRGRTAPAVAAVLAAVAGTVAVATYATSADAEQRAAYQAQLPHGAVSAFITEDGGRDVPAVREAVQRHLPVEARADVARIAIGRAGCDAYSSDAGCGRTEIVVPPANECPLWVNPSGTDGDPAARFSKEERRKLAEDWRCTPGDSGMVPTSDGLLVADATLLRVLGVDDPGAERALAEGRVVALDKRHTDASGTLSLRVITDAKAADEAAMRNEPVPGKVKALPAYQVPGDVRSYGVAGVLTPATAKALGFGTVPVGSYFSTDQTPSSEQRQRLEGDLSRLGGAVQLHIETGYTSENSITLLALTVFAGLITIGAAGIATGLAQADAEADLKTLAAVGAAPRVRRTLSGFQCGVVAVMGVVLGTAAGVLPAIGLRLTERRSKTAWWEEGRDAGWASAADLPNVPIVIPWETFGALLVAVPLGAALLAALLTRSHSAVARRAAT; this is encoded by the coding sequence GTGACCGGCTGGTTCCACTCGTGGCGCGCCGCGGTGCGGATCGCCCGCCGCGACGCCTGGCGCTTCAAGGGCCGCAGCTTCCTCGTCCTCGCGATGATCGCACTGCCGATCCTCGGGGTCAGCGCCGCCGACCTGACCCTGCGCAGCGCCGAGCTGTCCGCCGCCGAGGAGGCCACGCGGCTCATGGGCGCCGCCGACGCCGTCGTCTCCGACGCCGGGTACGCCGGTATCCCCGTCCACCAGAACCCGGAAGGCCGGGTCACCACCCCCGCCGACCCCAAGTACGACGACCGGCCGCCGCCGGAGGGCCGCACCGCTGTTCGGAAGGCCCTGCCCGCCGGGGCGACCCTGCTGGAGGACCACCAAGGCTCCGCGAAGGTCCGCACCGCGCACGGTCTGCTCCACACGGGCATCCGTGAGCTGAATGCGGCCGACCCGCTCGCCAAGGGCATCCTGACGCCGCTCGAAGGCCGCTTCCCACAGCGCCCGGACGAGGTCGCGGTGACCTCGCGGTTCCTGGAGGAGAGCGGCCTGGAGGTCGGGGGCACGCTCGCCGCGCGGGGACTCGACCGCGAGTACCGGATCGTCGGCTCGTACGAGATCCCCGACGATCTGAAGACGCCGCAGGTCAACGCCCTGCCGGGTGCGCTGCTGAAGCCGCTGCGCGAGGCCCTCGAAGGGTCCGGCATGGCCGCGCCCGACATCTCCACCACTCATCTGCTGAAGCTCCCGGCGGACAGCGGGCGTGGTTTCACGTGGAACATGGTCAAGGAGGCCAACACCAAGGGCGTGACCGTCGTGTCGCGCGCGGTCCTCATCGACCCGCCTCCCCGCTCCGAGGTGCCGCTGTCCCAGCGTGAGGGCTACAGCTCCTTCCAGATGAACGGTGATGGCGCCAACACGTCCGCGCTGATCGCCGCGGCCACCATCGTCGGCCTCGCCATGCTGGAGATCTGCCTGCTGGCCGGCCCCGCGTTCGCGGTCGGTGCCCGCCGCTCGCGCCGGCAGCTAGGCCTGGTCGGCGCCAACGGAGGCGACCGCCGCCACATCCGCGCGATCGTCCTGGCGGGCGGTCTGGTGATCGGTCTCGCCGCCGCCGTGGTGGGCACGGTCCTCGGGCTGGTCCTGACCTTCGTGCTCCAGCCGGTCCTGGAGGAGGCCCTCGGGCAGCGCTTCGGCGCCTTCGACGTCCGTCCGCTGGAGCTGCTGGGCATCGGCGCGATCGCCGTGCTGACCGGTCTGCTCGCCGCGGTCGTGCCGGCCGTGACCGCCTCGCGGGAGACGGTCCTGTCCTCGCTGACCGGCCGCCGCGGGGTGCGCAGGAGCAGCCGCGTCCTGCCCCTCGTCGGTCTGGCCGCCGCGCTGCTGGGCGGCGCGATCGCGCTGTACGGGTCGCTGTTCTCCGACCACATGGTCATCGTCGCGGGCGGCAGCGCCCTCGCCGAGCTGGGTGTCGTCGCGATGACCCCGGCGATCGTGGGCCTGTTCGGCCGGGTGGGCCGCTGGCTGCCGCTCTCGCCGCGCCTGGCGCTGCGGGACTCGGTCCGCAACCGGGGCCGTACGGCTCCGGCCGTCGCCGCGGTCCTGGCCGCCGTCGCCGGTACGGTCGCCGTCGCCACGTACGCGACGAGCGCGGACGCCGAGCAGCGCGCCGCGTACCAGGCCCAGCTCCCGCACGGAGCGGTGTCCGCCTTCATCACGGAGGACGGCGGCCGGGACGTACCGGCCGTCCGCGAGGCCGTGCAGCGCCACCTTCCGGTCGAGGCGCGGGCCGACGTCGCCCGTATCGCCATCGGCCGGGCGGGTTGCGACGCGTACTCCAGCGACGCCGGGTGCGGGCGCACCGAGATCGTGGTCCCGCCCGCCAACGAATGCCCGCTGTGGGTGAACCCCTCCGGCACCGACGGGGACCCGGCGGCGCGCTTCTCCAAGGAGGAGCGCCGCAAGCTGGCCGAGGACTGGCGCTGCACCCCCGGGGACAGCGGCATGGTGCCCACGTCCGACGGCCTGCTGGTCGCCGACGCCACGCTGCTGAGGGTGCTCGGCGTCGACGACCCGGGCGCGGAGCGGGCACTCGCCGAGGGGCGGGTCGTCGCCTTGGATAAGCGGCACACCGACGCGTCCGGCACGCTCTCCCTGCGGGTGATCACCGACGCGAAGGCCGCCGACGAGGCGGCCATGCGGAACGAGCCCGTGCCGGGGAAGGTGAAGGCCCTCCCCGCGTACCAGGTGCCGGGTGACGTCCGCTCGTACGGCGTCGCGGGTGTCCTCACCCCGGCCACGGCCAAGGCGCTCGGCTTCGGGACGGTGCCGGTGGGCTCGTACTTCAGCACCGACCAGACGCCCAGCAGTGAGCAGCGGCAGCGTCTCGAAGGGGACCTCTCCAGGCTGGGCGGCGCCGTCCAGCTGCACATCGAGACCGGCTACACCAGCGAGAACAGCATCACGCTCCTCGCGCTGACCGTCTTCGCCGGGCTGATCACCATCGGTGCCGCGGGCATCGCCACGGGTCTCGCCCAGGCCGACGCCGAGGCGGACCTGAAGACCCTCGCCGCCGTCGGGGCGGCACCGCGGGTGCGCCGCACGCTCAGTGGCTTCCAGTGCGGGGTGGTCGCCGTGATGGGCGTCGTGCTCGGCACGGCCGCGGGAGTGCTTCCCGCGATCGGGCTGCGGCTGACCGAGCGCCGCTCGAAGACGGCGTGGTGGGAGGAGGGCCGCGACGCCGGCTGGGCGAGCGCCGCCGACCTGCCGAACGTACCGATCGTCATTCCGTGGGAGACGTTCGGCGCGCTGCTGGTCGCCGTACCGCTGGGCGCGGCGCTGCTCGCCGCGCTGCTCACCCGCTCGCACTCCGCGGTGGCCCGGCGCGCGGCCACATAG
- a CDS encoding potassium channel family protein yields the protein MKPVRRAPRPGQEEDHLATGRVSLPRPIVEHPLRQVGQRLALALFVLVLTVLIVMADREGYKDGADGHLSLLDAVYYATVTLSTTGYGDIVPASDTARLVNVLVVTPLRVLFLIILVGTTLEVLAERTREEWRQKRWRLALRDHTVVVGFGTKGRSALETLMATGLKKQQVVVVDPSSKVIEMVNAEGLTGVVGDGTRSDVLLRAEAQRARQIIVATQRDDTAVLVTLTARQLNKGVKIIAAVREEENAPLLRQSGADAVITSASAAGRLLGLSVLSPSAGTVLEDLIHQGSGLDIVERPVTKAEAGRSVRDTDDLVVSVLRGHRLIGYDDPEASPLQLTDRVITIKRSPGRTGPVNPPRGAGWNGSTTGAPAE from the coding sequence GTGAAACCTGTTCGTCGCGCACCCCGCCCCGGGCAGGAGGAGGACCATCTGGCCACCGGCCGGGTCAGCCTGCCCCGGCCGATCGTCGAGCACCCGCTGCGGCAGGTCGGGCAGCGGCTGGCCCTCGCCCTGTTCGTGCTGGTCCTGACCGTGCTGATCGTCATGGCCGACCGCGAGGGATACAAGGACGGGGCCGACGGGCACCTCAGCCTGCTCGACGCCGTCTACTACGCCACGGTCACGCTCTCCACGACCGGGTACGGCGACATCGTCCCGGCCAGCGACACCGCGCGGCTGGTGAACGTGCTGGTCGTGACCCCGTTGCGCGTCCTGTTCCTGATCATCCTGGTCGGCACCACCCTGGAGGTGCTGGCCGAGCGCACCCGCGAGGAGTGGCGCCAGAAGCGTTGGAGGTTGGCCTTGCGCGACCACACCGTCGTCGTCGGCTTCGGAACGAAGGGGCGCTCCGCCCTGGAGACCCTGATGGCCACGGGGCTGAAGAAGCAGCAGGTCGTGGTCGTCGACCCGAGCAGCAAAGTGATCGAGATGGTCAACGCGGAGGGGCTGACCGGAGTCGTCGGCGACGGCACCCGCAGCGATGTCCTCCTCCGTGCCGAGGCCCAGCGGGCCCGGCAGATCATCGTCGCCACCCAGCGGGACGACACCGCCGTCCTCGTCACCCTCACCGCGCGCCAGCTCAACAAGGGCGTCAAGATCATCGCCGCGGTCCGGGAGGAGGAGAACGCCCCGCTGCTCCGCCAGTCCGGAGCGGACGCCGTCATCACCAGCGCCAGCGCCGCCGGGCGGCTGCTCGGCCTGTCCGTCCTCAGCCCCAGCGCCGGAACGGTCCTGGAGGACCTGATCCACCAGGGGTCGGGCCTCGACATCGTGGAGCGGCCGGTCACCAAGGCCGAGGCGGGCCGGAGCGTCCGGGACACCGACGACCTGGTGGTCAGCGTCCTGCGCGGCCACCGGCTCATCGGCTACGACGACCCGGAGGCGAGCCCCCTCCAGCTCACCGACCGGGTCATCACCATCAAGCGGTCGCCGGGCCGGACCGGGCCGGTGAACCCGCCGAGGGGCGCGGGCTGGAACGGCTCCACCACGGGCGCGCCGGCGGAGTAG
- a CDS encoding bacterial proteasome activator family protein, which produces MEMPRNERSQETPQVLIVGQDGMALGGGDGDDESREIPVTEMVEQPAKVMRIGSMIKQLLEEVRAAPLDEASRVRLKEIHHSSVKELEEGLAPELVEELERLSLPFTDEAVPSDAELRIAQAQLVGWLEGLFHGIQTALFAQQMAARAQLEQMRRALPPGVASQDDDDQGHGRARTGGPYL; this is translated from the coding sequence ATGGAGATGCCGAGGAATGAACGGTCGCAGGAGACCCCGCAGGTCCTCATCGTCGGGCAGGACGGGATGGCGCTCGGCGGCGGCGACGGTGACGACGAGTCGCGTGAGATCCCGGTGACGGAGATGGTCGAGCAGCCGGCCAAGGTCATGCGGATCGGCAGCATGATCAAGCAGCTGCTGGAGGAGGTGCGCGCGGCACCTCTGGACGAGGCGAGCCGCGTCCGGCTGAAGGAGATCCACCACAGCTCGGTGAAGGAGCTGGAAGAGGGCCTGGCGCCCGAGCTGGTCGAGGAGCTGGAGCGGCTTTCGCTCCCGTTCACCGACGAGGCCGTTCCGTCCGACGCGGAACTGCGGATCGCGCAGGCTCAGTTGGTCGGCTGGCTGGAGGGCCTTTTCCACGGCATCCAGACGGCGCTGTTCGCCCAGCAGATGGCGGCCCGCGCCCAACTGGAGCAGATGCGCCGGGCCCTTCCGCCCGGCGTGGCCTCGCAGGACGACGACGACCAGGGGCACGGCCGCGCCCGGACGGGCGGCCCCTACCTGTAG